A stretch of the Fusobacterium varium genome encodes the following:
- a CDS encoding putative transposase, whose amino-acid sequence MFFFYDRDLLTKLAYAVNDVFKYQFHNIKAKNQRIHKISKYSSKYFTNSDIIHYGLITVIHTFGRDLKWNPHIHAIVTLGGFNKNYQFLEKKYFHVNSIAGQWKKMVIDIVKSGNYDKPEIKAKAYAAANSLYRKNTRFFFNVAKNDLNNNIYAIKYIGRYLSRAPIAEYKIIDFYDNKVTFYYESLADDKQRIELTLDAETFLSKLIIHIPPKHFKMIRRFGIYSRNIKSELKNIMKFMRKYVSKYSNSTFYQLEIWKAFGVNPFYCFKCNARMKVKKISYFNIHTGSICWKEYR is encoded by the coding sequence ATGTTTTTCTTCTATGATAGAGACCTTTTAACTAAGCTTGCTTATGCTGTTAATGATGTTTTTAAATATCAATTTCATAACATTAAAGCAAAAAATCAAAGAATTCATAAAATTTCAAAATATTCCTCTAAATACTTTACTAACTCAGATATCATTCATTATGGATTGATTACTGTTATTCATACCTTTGGACGCGATCTTAAATGGAATCCTCATATTCATGCTATTGTTACTTTAGGTGGATTCAATAAAAACTACCAATTTCTTGAAAAAAAATATTTTCATGTCAATTCCATTGCTGGACAATGGAAAAAAATGGTTATTGATATTGTTAAATCTGGAAATTATGACAAGCCTGAAATTAAAGCTAAAGCTTATGCTGCTGCTAACTCCCTTTATCGCAAAAATACAAGATTCTTTTTCAATGTTGCAAAAAATGATTTAAATAATAATATTTATGCAATTAAATATATTGGCAGATACCTGTCAAGAGCTCCTATCGCAGAATATAAAATTATTGATTTCTATGATAATAAGGTTACTTTCTATTATGAAAGTCTTGCTGATGATAAACAAAGAATTGAGCTTACTTTAGATGCAGAAACATTTCTTTCTAAATTAATTATTCACATTCCCCCTAAACATTTCAAAATGATTAGGCGCTTTGGAATCTATTCTAGAAATATTAAATCAGAACTTAAAAATATCATGAAATTCATGAGAAAATATGTCTCTAAATATTCCAATTCTACTTTTTATCAACTTGAAATATGGAAAGCTTTTGGAGTAAATCCTTTTTATTGTTTTAAATGTAATGCCAGAATGAAAGTTAAAAAAATATCATATTTTAATATACATACAGGCTCCATTTGCTGGAAAGAATATCGCTAA